One window of Magallana gigas chromosome 2, xbMagGiga1.1, whole genome shotgun sequence genomic DNA carries:
- the LOC136271812 gene encoding putative epidermal cell surface receptor, producing the protein MTGVYKCTEKCPRITDLNPGCQLVQDINDPCCKKPYCSPNVSPIVIKAPTPTTINGYPAVCMYKGVSFQQGESWKDGCDLVCENGTTEFYRCDDRCPQYQLTEGCSMEADPDDSCCKKPVCHLELMKPPTVAPTPSPKPGEVPMPTPSPTPYTLPMPTAINYGSGPNGGHGCLYKGVSYNAGKTWKDGCFYTCECLDMQTGRYRCKDRCPSMDGVVPPPNCQIVSDPTDPCCKMMQCRQPTPAPSFNLVTGNKPPITGSITFPPQPNNTQVPNPYQTTPDTYANT; encoded by the exons ATGACTGGAGTCTACAAATGTACTGAGAA ATGCCCACGAATCACAGACTTGAACCCAGGCTGTCAACTGGTCCAAGACATTAATGATCCCTGCTGTAAGAAGCCTTACTGTTCCCCTAATGTGTCCCCCATTGTCATCAAGGCCCCAACACCCACCACCATTAACGGATATCCAG CTGTCTGTATGTACAAGGGCGTGTCCTTCCAACAAGGCGAGTCCTGGAAGGATGGCTGTGACCTGGTCTGTGAGAATGGAACAACAGAATTCTACCGATGTGACGACAG ATGTCCACAGTACCAGCTGACTGAGGGATGCTCCATGGAGGCAGATCCTGATGACTCTTGCTGCAAGAAACCAGTCTGCCACCTAGAGCTGATGAAACCCCCAACTGTGGCCCCCACACCTTCACCCAAACCTGGCGAGGTCCCAATGCCCACACCATCCCCTACCCCATACACTCTGCCCATGCCAACAGCTATTAACTATGGATCTGGACCCAATGGAGGAC ATGGATGTTTGTACAAGGGAGTCTCTTACAATGCTGGAAAGACCTGGAAAGATGGCTGCTTCTACACCTGTGAATGTTTGGACATGCAGACTGGCAGATACAGATGCAAGGACAG ATGCCCATCCATGGATGGTGTCGTCCCACCACCCAACTGCCAGATTGTCTCTGACCCTACAGACCCATGCTGTAAGATGATGCAGTGCAGACAACCTACCCCCGCCCCCTCATTCAACCTGGTCACAGGAAACAAACCCCCGATCACTGGCAGCATCACCTTCCCCCCACAACCTAACAACACACAGGTACCCAACCCATACCAAACAACCCCAGACACCTATGCCAACACCTAA
- the LOC117682092 gene encoding adhesive plaque matrix protein isoform X1 yields the protein MPNPLMIPTFRPGQTYPTNMTPYPSGTYPTRVTYPLPTIYPGGETYPPGFSPVTTQVPYSPVVVYFTNAPLIPCGTYPPRQTPFVGGTYPTGTVPPRTYTPFVGGTYPPSQTFGPYFTQPTFRPYQTYPTNKTPYVGGTYPTGTVPPPTPFVGGTYPPGYIPRQTPPPKPQAPILVPGEPYPSRETPYPGGTFPTGTVRVQYTPFIGGTYPPSFTFRPGQTPPTFVPGQTYPTNETPYPSGTYPTCVTLPPYTPFVGGTYPPSYTPPPYYRPSTFIPGGTYPTNQTPYPYGTYPVGTVPMGTPFVGGTYPPGFTFKPQPTTQSPFIPEQTYPTNVTPYPLAKLSHL from the coding sequence ATGCCCAATCCTTTAATGATTCCAACATTCAGACCAGGGCAGACATACCCAACAAATATGACTCCATATCCAAGTGGAACATACCCAACAAGGGTAACGTATCCTCTGCCAACCATCTATCCAGGTGGAGAAACCTATCCTCCAGGTTTCAGCCCAGTGACAACCCAAGTTCCTTACAGCCCTGTTGTGGTGTACTTTACAAATGCTCCACTGATCCCATGTGGCACCTATCCACCAAGACAGACACCATTTGTCGGCGGAACCTATCCAACTGGAACTGTACCCCCAAGGACTTACACTCCATTTGTCGGCGGCACTTATCCACCCAGTCAGACCTTTGGTCCTTATTTCACTCAGCCCACATTTAGGCCCTACCAGACCTACCCAACCAACAAGACTCCATACGTTGGTGGAACCTACCCAACTGGAACTGTACCACCTCCAACTCCATTTGTTGGTGGAACCTATCCTCCAGGATACATACCAAGGCAAACACCACCACCCAAACCACAGGCTCCTATTCTGGTCCCTGGAGAACCCTATCCATCCAGAGAGACACCCTACCCTGGCGGAACTTTCCCTACAGGCACTGTTCGAGTACAGTACACTCCCTTCATTGGTGGAACATATCCACCCTCTTTCACTTTCCGACCAGGACAGACACCACCAACTTTTGTGCCAGGGCAGACCTACCCAACTAATGAGACCCCATATCCAAGTGGAACCTACCCAACCTGTGTCACTTTGCCTCCATACACACCTTTTGTTGGCGGAACATATCCGCCAAGCTACACACCACCTCCATATTACAGACCATCAACATTCATACCAGGTGGCACATATCCAACCAATCAGACACCTTATCCATATGGCACCTATCCAGTTGGCACTGTCCCAATGGGAACACCCTTCGTTGGAGGAACCTATCCACCAGGATTCACCTTTAAACCACAACCTACCACACAAAGCCCATTCATTCCAGAACAGACCTATCCAACCAATGTTACACCATATCCTCTCGCCAAACTGTCACACCTGTGA